The nucleotide window CGACATCGACCTGCGACTGCACCACGAGGTCGTCGGTATCGACCCGGACGCCCACGAAGTCACCGTGTCGGCCCCGGGCGGTGAATTCACCCAGCCGTACGACCAACTGCTCATAGCAACCGGCGCACGGGCTATCGAGCCTCCATTCGAGGGAATGGACCTCGACGGCGTCTACACGCTTCACAGTCTCGACAGCGCGAAGGAGGTTCACGACGCAATGGAGACACAGTCCCCGGAATCGGTCGCCATCGTCGGCGGGGGGTACGTCGGCATCGAGATGGCCGAGGCGTTCGACGCGCACGACGTGGACGTTCACCTGTTCGAGATGCTCCCGCACGTGCTCGCCCCGTTCGGCGAGACGGTCGCGGAGAAGACCGAAGCACATCTCCGAGAGGAGGGCGTCGAACTCCACCTCGACACAGCCGTCGACGGATTCAGTGGCGACGACGGACACGTGACGGGCGTTATCGTCGGCGACGAGACGTACTCTGCTGACCTCGTACTCGTCGGTGTCGGCGTGACGCCTAACGCTGAACTCGCGGCGGAAGCCGGTATCGAACTCGGAGAGAGCGGTGCCATCGCAACCGACGAACACGGCCGCACGAGCGCCGAAGGCGTATTCGCCGCGGGCGACTGCGCTGAAGCACGGAACGTCGTCACCGGCGAACCCGACTACGTCCCGCTTGCCCTCACCGCCAACCGCGCCGGTCGAGCCATCGGACAGACGATGGCTGGCGACCCGACGCCGGTCGGCGATATCGCCGGGACGGCCGCGGTGAAAGCCTTCGAACTCGAAGCCGCGCGCACGGGTATCATCGACGAAGAATCGGCCCGTGAGGCTGGATTCGACCCCGTAAGCGTGACCATCGACGCGTCCACGCGGGCACACTACTGCCCCGGTGCCGAGCAGATTACCATCACGATGCTCGGCGACAAGGAGTCTGGGCGCGTCCTCGGCGCGGCGATGGTCGGACGCGAAGGCGTCGCCAAGCGCGTCGACACCGTCGCCGCGGCCTTGCACACCGAGACGACAGTCGACGAATTAGCCTACTTCGACCTGTCGTACGCGCCGCCGTTCAGTCCGCCGTGGGACCCGGTTCTCACGACGGCGAAAGTCCTCGGCGGGAAGCTCGACTGAACTCGGCCAGGTGTTATTGCCAGCCGTCGCGTCGGACCGTCTGAAGAACGGACCGAATTTGAATGGGTCTTGTTGTCTACTATTGCCCTACCTTGTCTGTTAGAGCAATATTTTATACATTTGAGACGAATCGTCTGTGTATATGACGCACGGAGATTTCGACGGATACGGCGGGCGATACGTCCCCGAAGCACTCGAATCGGCACTTAAACAGCTCGCGACGGCTTACGACGACATCTCGGCGTCGGACGACTTCCAGGCCGAGTTCCGTGGCTTGCTCGAAACGTACGCGGGACGCGCAACACCGTTGTACCATGCACGGAACCTGAGCGAGCGATACGGTGCGGACATCTACCTCAAACGCGAGGACCTGCTCCACGGCGGCGCGCACAAAATCAACAACGCACTCGGACAGGCGCTCTTGGCGAAGAAAGCCGGTAAGGACCGACTCATCGCCGAAACAGGTGCCGGACAACACGGCACGGCAACTGCGATGGTGGGTGCGCTGTTCAACCTCGACACGGAGATTTACATGGGGAAAAAGGACGTCGAGCGCCAGCAGATGAACGTCTTCCGTATGCGCCTGATGGGGGCCGAAGTGAACGAGGTAACTCGCGGCGGGTCCGGACTCGCCGACGCCGTCGACGCCGCGTTAGAGGACTTCGCGAAGAATATCGACGAGACGCACTACCTCGTCGGAAGCGTCGTCGGCCCGGACCCCTTCCCGCGGATGGTTCGGGACTTCCAGAGCGTCATCGGTGAGGAGGCGCGCGAGCAGTTCCTCGACCGGACGGGCGAACTCCCCGACGCCGCCGTTGCGTGTGTCGGCGGCGGGTCGAACGCCATCGGCCTCTTCCACGCCTTCCGCGACGATAACGTGTCGTTCTACGGGGCTGAAGGAGGCGGTAAGGGGCCCGACTCGAAGCAACACGCTGCACCCCTTGCGAAGGGGAAAGACGACGTTATCCACGGGATGAAAACCCGCGTCATCGACGACGACGTGGAAGTTCACTCGGTCTCCGCCGGGTTGGATTACCCCGGTGTCGGCCCGGAACACGCGATGTTCCGCGCGCTCGGCCGTGCTGAGTACACCGGCGTCACCGACGACGAGGCGCTCGCGGCGTTCCGCGAACTCAGCGAGACCGAAGGCATCATTCCGGCGCTCGAATCCAGTCACGCCGTCGCGCGAGCGATTCAACTCGCGGAAACAAGCGAACACGACACCATCCTCGTCAACCTCTCCGGACGCGGTGACAAGGACATGGAGACCGCGGCGGAGCGATTCAGCCTCTAACGACCCGAGGGTTCATTTTCGTATTCGTTTTTGTACACGTCTGGTCGAGCATGCTGGAGCGTCTGCATGTCGCGGCGGATGTCGTCGAGGTAGTCCAAGTCGATAGTCGAAGTGGCGATTTCCTCTCGGTCTTTCGCCTTCGCCACGACGTTCCCCCACGGGTCGACGATGACCGTGCGCCCGTATGTCGGCTCCGAAGCCGGTTTGGTTCCAATCTGTGCGGGTGCGACGACGTACGCCTGATTCTCGATGGCCCGCGCCCGCAGGAGCGCCTTCCAGTGGTCTTTCCCCGTGTACATGGTGAACGCCGATGGGACGAGGAGGACGTTTGCCCCTCGTTGAGCCATCGTCTGGTACTGCTGTGGGAATCTGAGGTCGTAGCAAATCGAGAGGCCGAGCGTCGCAAGCTCGGTATCCACGGTAACGACGTCGTTTCCGGGAGCCACGTAGTCGGATTCTCGCTGTTCGACGCTTCCTTCCAGTTCGATGTCGAAGAGGTGGACCTTGCGGTAGTAGTCGAGTGCGTCGCCGTCGGGTCCGATAACGGCAGACGTGTTGTACACGCGCTCTGAGCCGGGAATCTGCTCGAAGAAGCTCCCTGTGTGGACGTAGATACCGTGTTTGTCGGCTCGCTCGGCGAACTGCTTGACTGTCGGTCCGTCCGCGGGTTCCGCAACCTCGGGATACCGGCCTCTGTCGCCCATATACGTCACCATCTCGGGGAAGGCGACGAGGTCAGCGCCCGCGCGGGCGGCCTCGTCCACGAACGAGAGCGCCCGGTCGAGGTTATCCTGTTTGTCGTCCTTCGAATCCATCTGGCACGCCGCGACGACGAACTGAGACATCGTATGCGAGTGTTCGTGCTCGTCCGTTATGGTATTCAGGTTCTGTTGGGTTCCGCAGTGAGTGGAGCAAGTAGAGCGAGTGGAGTGAATGGCGTGCAACCGTTTCAGGACAGTCTTTGCTCGACGAAGGCCACGGTCTGATTCACCGTCCGCTCGAACCACGGCGCTTCGGTGAAAAAGAAGTGGCCACCCGGTGGCGTGTGCAGTTCGACATCGACCCCACATCTGTTGCGGCGGGAGTCGGAGTTCTTCGAGATTCTGCACCAACTGCGCAGGCACTATTCTGCTAGTTGTCTTCAGTCACTTTGAGAATACATTTCACATGCTTGAGTGCATAAATATGATAATAAACGCACCTACTGTACAAATTGTAAAAATTGCACAAATTATATAATTTGTGAATGTATCGTACTGTTGGGATGTTTACACTGTTCAGCCAGTCTCTACACCCAACTCGTAACAACTGGGTTGCTATCTCTCCTTACACCCCACACCTATTATTCCGCACCCCATAGCCCGTAGCGATGCACAAACACGCCTCCCTCTCGAACCTCGAACTGCACGATGTCGAACACGCGGACGCGAAGGTCCGCGCTGTCGGCTACGAACTCCGCCCCGAGAAGATGCGCCCGACGGTCTGGGTATTCGAGGCGGGTGGTTCCGGACCAATGCACCGCCAGACCGAACAAGAGGAACTGTATCACGTTCTCTCCGGCCGATTCGAGATGGTCTTTGCCGACGACGATGGAACGGTGACCGAGACGCTCGAACTCGCATCCGGAGATATCGTCGTCGTCTCCCCCAACGAAGTGCGGCAACTCCGGTGTCTCGATGCCGGTGAGGTGTTCGTCGTCGGCGCACCGAACGTGAAAGACGACGGTGTGGTCGTGGACTAACCACGCACTGCGTGGCTCCATTCTTCTTCCCTCTGTGTTATAAGTTATCTCACAACATATGTTCGTCTATGGTAATCCCCGGCTACGACCCAGAAGACCTCAACGACCGACTCGAAGAGTTGCTTTCCGAGCGCGACAGAGAGACGTACCTCACGCCTGAAGAACAAGCACAGTACGAAGCGGGGGAAAATCTGGTCGACTTGCTGTCGACCGACGACATCCGCGACCTCCTCGATGAGGAACGAGCGGATACCTAAGCAGCGACCTGCGTGTTCAGAGCGGATTCAGCCCGTGTTCTTTTCGTAGCACGTCGATGTAGTCGCGGAAGCCCGGTTCGGTCACGACCTGTCGAGTTGGACCGTCTCTTCGACGTAGAGCGTCGGGCCCTGTTCCATGTCGATGAACTCGGCGGCGTCGGCGTTCACCTCTTTGCCGATGTCGGAGTCGAACGCCGCCTTCAACGCGCCCATATCCTCGAAGTAGAGTTCGACGATACCGTCGTACTCGGACCGCTCGGGGTTTGCTGGAAGGCTCGTTACGTATTTCTGTAAGCCGGGGAGTTCTTTCGCGATGTCGGCGTGCGAACCCATCCAGCGCTCGACGAACTCCTCGTGACTGTACTCGTCCGCTCGGACGACTAGATTCACCAGTTTAATCATGCACGTCAGCTATCCTCCCGGATACTACTTTGCTCTATCGCCCACCGCTAATCGGATAGTACCGCTGACCCGCTCCGTTCGAAGTACCTGAACGCGCGTTCGAATTTTTCGAACAAAGTTTATAACGAATGAACACGGATGCCACACAATGGCAGACGACGAACAGCGCCGACCGGTGAAGACGGCAGCGACATCTTTTGGCATCCTCGAACGGCTCAAGGAACGAGGACCGCTCGGACCGACTGCTCTCGCGTCGGAACTCGGGCTTGCGAAAAGCACGGTTCATCGGCACCTGAAGACACTGGAACGAGAGGGACTCGTCGTTCTGGACGACGACGGCTATCGAGTCGGGCTTCGACTCCTCGATTTCGGCATTTACGCGCGTAACCAGCACCAATTCTACGAGGTGGCGAAGCCGAAACTGGAAGAACTCGCCGAGCAGACGGGCGAGAAGGTGTGGTGCGTGACAGAAGAACAGGGACGCGCATACCACCTCTACGGTGCGGCCGGTAAGCACTCGGTTCGGACCCCGGCGAGAGAGGGAACACGGTCGTACCTCCACCAACTCGCCGCCGGAAAGGCGATTCTGTCTGCATTCCCCGACGAGCGAGTCCACGAAATCATCGACCAACACGGTCTTCCGGAGAAGACGCCGCATACGATAACCGACCCGGGCGTACTCTTCGAGGAGTTGGAAACCATTCGCGAACGCGGATTCGCGCTCAACCGCGAGGAAATCGTCCCGAAACTCCACGCCGTCGGTGTCGCCGTCACCGACCAAGATGGCTACCCAGTCGGCGCAATCAGTATCTCCGGCCCGTCGAACCGACTCAAAGGTGACCGTTTGACTGACGACCTCGCCGACCTCCTTCTCGGGGCCGCAAACGAGGTCGAAATAAACCTCAACTTCTCCTGAGCGTCGTTTTCGATTCGTCATCCGTCTCGAAGAGATAGAACAGTTGTTCGAATCGTTCGAACGCACTGTTCTGTCACTGAACCCCCGATACATGCGTAGAATGCTTGCTTTTGGGTGGATAGACTCTCTATTCGATTATCTGCCACTAGATTGTCTCGTTCGAATAGCTCGAATAGAACTAGACCAAACAATAGTTATCTTTGTGGTGTCTATATAGGTATTCTGGCAAACAATTACATTAGTATGGGTGTAATGCACCTCGCTGCTTGAGTGCTTCTGCGGCGCTCCTGTGTTGACCCAGACGGTGTTGCTCCAGACATCACTTTTCGAACCATCAACTCGACGCAGTCACTCGGCTGTCTCGACTCTTTGAACACCTGTTCTTTTCTTTCGAACGACGGTTCTCACTCTTCGGACATGTGTTCTGAACTTACGTACTCTCGTTCGAATATGCGGAACGAATGGCGGGCTCAGTACGTTTTCAGCACTCCTGAATCTGGGTGTATGTGTCCGTGTATAGCATACTCATCCGTCTTACCGGATTCAGAAACTACATTCGGGAGGGACAACGTGTAATTCGGTCGTTTACAGTACCAAGTAGATAGCCAATAGCGTTCGAATTATTCGAACACTATCGTTCGTGCCACTCGGGTTCCCGGTCCTCGAAGAACGCGTCGATGCCTTCGTCCTTGTCTGGTGACCCGAATAGTTGGGCGAACAACTCGGCCTCGTATTCGATTCCCTGTTCGAGGTCCATCCGCGAGGCGGCTTTGACCGCCTTCTTGGCGAACTCCAGCGCGACGGGACTCTTTGCCGCCATCATCTCGGCGAGTTCGTACACTCGGTCGTCGAACGTCTCGTCGTCGTGAACCTCCTCGACGAGTCCGATATCCGCCGCTTCTGCGGCCGGGATGAGTTCCCCCGTTAGGATGAGCCGCATCGCGTGCCCTTCGCCGACGAGGCGGGCGAGGCGTTGTGTGCCGCCGCCGCCGGGCATGATGCCGAGATTAATCTCTGGCTGGCCGATTTTCGCTCGCTCGTGTGCGATTCGAACGTCGCAAGCCTGAATTAGCTCACAGCCGCCGCCGAGTGCGTGCCCGTTAATGCGAGCGATAACCGGCTGTCGGAGGTCGTCGACGTACTCGTACACCCGCGGGCGCTTGCTCGCCTCGCGCTGTTCGAGCATGTCGCGCTCGCGGAGTTCCGTTACGTCCGCACCGGCGACGAACGCCTTTGCCTCGTCCGCCCCCGTGAGGACGACGACGCGGGCGCTGCTCTCCTCGATGGCGTCGAGGACGCGCTTGAGTTCGGCCCGAAGCGTCGCGTTTAGCGCGTTTCGGGCGTCGGGTCGGTTCATCGTCACCGTGACGACGCCCTCAATACGGTCATCGACGGCCACATCGACCGTCTCGCACTCGGCAGCGATTGACTCCACGCTCGCCGGTTCACCGTCTTCGCCTATCGACTCGTCGTGGTCGCTCATCGGCCCATCACGTCCTCGCTGACGCCGACGATTTCGCCGTCTTCCCAGACGTAGAAGCCTTCGCCGGTCTTCTTGCCTAACTTGCCAGCGCGGACCTTCCGCTTGAGAATCTGCGGCGGGCGGAATCGCTCACCTAACTCTTCGCGCAGGTATTCGAGAATCCCAAGACGAACGTCGAGACCGACCACGTCGCCGAGTTCGATTGGACCCATCGGGTGGTTGTAGCCGAGTTCCATCGCGTCGTCGATGTCGTGCGATGAGGCGACGCCTTCCTGAACCATTCGCATGGCTTCGACGCCGAGTGCGACGCCGAGACGCGACGAGGCAAACCCGGGCGAATCGCCGACTTGGACGGCCGTCTTGTCGATTCCCTCCACGAAGTCGTTTGCGAACGTCAGCGTCTCTTCGTCGGTCTGTTCGGCGACGACGACTTCCACGAGGCCCATGATGTGGACTGGATTGAAGAAGTGGAGTCCGACGCCGCGCTCCGGCCGGTCGAGGGCGCTCATAATCTCCGTCACCGAGAGCGACGACGTGTTCGACGCGATAATCGTCTCCTCGTCGGCGAGTGATTCGACCTCGCTGACGGTGTCGCGCTTCAGGTCCATGTCTTCGGGTACTGCTTCGACGACGAGGTCGGCGTCGGCGACAGCCTCGTCCAGCGAGGTCGTCCCCGAGATTCGGTCGAGCGTGGCCGACATCTCCTTGGGCGTCACCTTGTCGCGGTCGACGCCGCCCTGAAGGTTCTCCTCGATTGCGTCCAGCCCGTTCTGGACGTACTCCATTTCGATATCTCGCATCGTCACCTCGTGGCCGGCCATCGCGGACACCTGTGCGATTCCGTGTCCCATGGTTCCGGCACCGAGTACACTCACTTGCATCACCGAAAAGGGGTTCGTGAACCATCATAATCATTTGCCTTCATTCAACGAAGGTTCAAGTCAGATGCTGTCACACCAATTGGTATGAGCCGTTCCACTGAGCGAGCAGTCATCGTCGACGCAGTTCGAACGCCACAGGCGAAGAAAGACGGCGGTTTCGCGGACGTGTACCCGGAGGATTTGGTTATCGCGGTGTTGGACGCACTTGCAGACCGTACTGGTGTCTCGCCCGACGAGTGGGTCGATTTCCGCCTCGGCTGTGCGAATCAAGAAAACGAACAGGGTCGAAACCTCGCGCGACAGTCGCTTCTCGCCGGGGGCTTCCCCGAGTCGGTTCCGGGCGCGACACTCTCTCGGTTGTGCGGGTCGTCACTAACGACGCTGAACGACGCCGCCCGCGCGGTCGAGTCGGGCGACGGCGCGGTCTATCCTATCGCGGGCGTCGAACACATGTCTCGAATTCCGTTTTCTGACTGGCTCCATCCGGACCTCGAAACGCGGTACGACGGCGGCGACTCGCTTTCGATGGGCAAGACCGCCGAGACGGTCGCCCGGCGATACGACATCCCCCGAGAGGACCAGGATGCGTTCGCTCTCCGCTCGCACGAACGGGCCATTGAGGCTCGTAAATCCGGCCGCTTCGATGCCGAAATCGTTCCTGTCGAAACGCCGGACGGCCTCGTCGAGCACGACGAAGGACCGAGAGAAGACACGTCGATGGACGTGCTCGAATCGCTGCCGACCGTCTTCGCCGACGACGAGGAAGCGTCGGTCACGCCCGGGAACGCCTCTCCACTGACCGATGGGGCCGCGGGCGCGCTCGTCACCTCCGAAAGCTACGCCGAGGAGAACGACCTCCCGGTACTCGGGCGCGTCGTCTCTCGCGCCGTCGTCGGCGTCGACCCCGAAGAGATGGGCGTTGCCCCGATTTCGGCAACCCGCGCGGCGCTCGATAAGGCAGGACTAACCGTCTCCGACCTCGACCTCGTGGAGCTCAACGAGGCGTTCGCCTCTCAGAGTCTCTACTGTAAGCGCGAACTCGGTATCGACGAGGAGAAACTGAACGTCAACGGCGGCGCAATCGCCCTCGGCCACCCGCTCGGGTGCTCCGGCGCGCGCATCGCCACCACGCTCCTGCACGAACTCGACCGCCGCGGCGGCCGGTACGGTCTCGCCACGATGTGCGTCGGGTTCGGACAGGGTGTTGCGACGGTGTTCGAGCGGCAGTGAGTGAGTTACCCGGTCAACCCGGGGTGGACCAGCCTACCGCTGTACCTCGGTTGGCACGACCTTGAACCCGTACCGGACGACGCCTTCCTGTTCGTAGATGCGGCGCGGGACCGCCTCGACTCGGTCGCCGATAGCGGGTGTTCCGGCGGGCGAGTGAACGACTTGTGCGGGTGCACTCACCGACTCGTCGTCTTCCGGGCCGTCGAACGCGACGACGGCGACCGGGAACGACCCGGAGCGTTGCTGTTGTTCGACGAACTCGGGCGGTGCGCCGCCCTGCCCGATGGCCGTCGCGGCTTCGACCGCTCCCGTCCCGGGAAGCGGCGTATCTTCGTATCCGGCGAGCGACCCGCAGTCGAAGCACGCCCCCTCCGGCGGGAACGAGAGTGCGCCGCAGTCGGTACACCGCCCGGCGACGAGTCTGTGGCGCTGCGGAATCGTCTGTCGCCACGTCGGGACGCTCACGTACGCGCCGCCGCCCTCCGGTTCTTCACCCGTTATCGTTCCGCGACGGCGAAGCGCTTCGGCGTAGGACAGTTCCGTGTCGCCTTCGAGCACCGCACCAAGCGGCACGTCGCTATCTGCGGAAAGCACCACCGCTGTCGCCCCAGCGCCACCGCCGTAACCGACGAGGAGGGCCGACGATGCGCCCGATTCGAGCGCCGAAGCGAGTCCGAGGAACGGTCCTGCAGCACCCGCATCGCCGGTCTTGGAGACGACAGTTCCCGACGCGATTTTCTCGGTAGGCACGCCGACCGCACCTGCCGCGCGGTACGGGAGCTTGCCATCCGGAGCGGTGAGTGCGACGGCATCGACAGCCGACACGTCGGTTCCGAGGGCTTCGACCGCACCGCCGACGGAACTGGTGTAGGCGTCGCGCTCGTACTGCGTGATGCCGATGGATTCCGTCTCGGCGCTCCCGCGTTGGCGGAACCGAGTTCCCGGGAAGGGTTCGCCGTACTCGCCGACTCCGTCCACGGATAGCGGCCCGTCTTTGGCGAGCACGAGCGCGGCGGCACCTGCCCCGGCTGCGGCCGCTTCGTCGCTTTCGGGTGCGCCCTGCGGGCTGTCGGAAACGACGACGAGTGCTGGCCCCTCCGCGTCAAGTGTGGCCGCGAGTGCGACTGCACCGGCGCGGGTTCCGCCGCCGAACTGTCGCGTCGGAACCGCGGGGCCGACGCCGAGTAGCGAAGCGAGCCGGACAGTGTGTTCTTCTTCGTCTGCTGGTGGCGTGGTGGTGGCGAACGCAAGGTGTTCGATTTTGCTCGCGTCCACGTCGGCGGCGCTGAGCGCGCGCTGGCTCGCTTCCGTCGCCATGGTGAGCGTGTCCTCGTCGGCGTCGGGCACAGCGACCCGCTCGACGCCTGCGGCACCGCTCTTGCCCCACGCGTCGCGGTAGGTGGATACCGGAACGTACAGACGCGGCACGTACGCGCCGACGCCCGCGATTCGGAGTCCAGTCATAGCACACCCCCTTCGAGGACGTGAACGACCGCAGCACCGCCGGACCCACCCACGTTGTGCGTGAGACCGACCCGTGCACTCGGAATCTGTCGGTCGTCCGCGTGGCCGGTGAGTTGTTTGAACGCCTCGACGACCTGTCCCGCGCCCGTCGCGCCGATTGGGTGTCCCTTCGACTTCAGGCCGCCGGAGGGATTGACCGGCAACTCGCCGCCGAGTTCCGTCACTCCCTCGTCGATGAGTTCGGGTGCGCCGCCGCGCTCGCAGAATCCGAGGTCCTCGTAGGCGAGGAGTTCGGCGATGGCAAAGCAGTCGTGTACCTCCGCGAAGTCAACGTCGTCGGGACCGAGTCCGGCCATCTCGTAGGCTGTTTCAGCGGCTTGTGTTGACGAGTAAATCGAGGTGTAACTGTCGCGCTGGAAGAGTCCGACGCGCTCGGAGGCGGCACCGACGCCCGCGACGCGAATCGCTTCGTCGCACGTGCTGGCCACGTCCTCGCTGGCGACGATGACCGCGGCCGCGCCGTCGGAGGTCGGACAGCAGTGATACAGATTCAGCGGGTCGGCGACGACGGGCGCGTCTCGGGCGTCGTCGAGGGAACACTCGAAACCGAGGTGCGCCTTCGGGTTTTTCGCACCGTTCGCGTGGTTCTTCACGGCGACTTTCGAGAAGTGGTCCGGCGAGGCGTCGTAGGTGTCCAGATACGCGGAGGCCATCTGCGCGTAGACGCCCGAGAACGTCGTGCCGGTGAGTCGCTCCCACTCGGTTTCGCCGCTGACGCCGAGCCAGTATTTCGCCACGTCGCCGCTCATGTCGGTCATGACTTCGTAGCCGCCCGCGAGGGCCACGTCGGCCATGCCGCTTTTGACCGCCTGTACCGCCTGTCTGACCGCGTACCCGCTCGCGGCACAGGCGTTTTCGATTCGAGAACAGGGGACACCGTGGAGTCCGACGTGTTCTGTTACGGCCGGTCCCGACAGGCCGAGTTGTCGGCCGCCGACGCCGAGTGACCCGACGACCGCCTCGTCGACCGCGGACGGTTCGACGCCCCCGGCGCTGTCGAGCGCCTCCTCGAAGGCCGTCGCAAATAGCGACCGGTAACTCTCGTCCGGAAACGCGCCGTATTTCGATTGGCCCGCTCCGACAATGTACGCATCTCGCATGATAGTCGATTACGTATCCCCCGCGAAATAGGTTCGCCCCGCGTCAGTAGTGGCGTGACCGCATCATTTTTATCACCTTCTATCATCGGGTTCACTTGTACATGGTATTCGATAGCATGGAGGCTGCCTCACGAGACGAACTTCGTGAGGTCCAGAACAGTCGCCTGCAGGCGACGGTGCAGAACGCGTACGAGAACGTCGAGTTCTACCGCGAGACGTTCGACGAGTTGGGTCTCACACCGGACGACATCGAGAGCGTCGACGACCTCTCGAAGCTCCCGTTTACGACGAAAGAGGACTTCCGCGATAACTATCCGACGGGCATGTTCGCCGTCGACATGGAGGACGTAATTCGCATCCACGCCTCCTCCGGGACGACCGGCAAGCCCAAGATTGTCAGCTACACGCAGGACGACCTCGACGTGTGGAGTAAGGCGGTCGCGCGTTGTCTCGCCGCAGCGGGCATCGGCTCAGACGACATCGTCCAGAACGCCTACGGCTACGGTCTCTTCACCGGGGGTCTCGGACTTCACCAGGGCGTCGAAGAACTCGGCGCGACGGTTATCCCAATCGGCGGCGGGAACACGCAGCGGCAAGTCGAGATGATGAACGACCTCGGAAGCGACGTTATCTCCTGTACGCCGTCGTACGCGCTCTACCTCGCCGAAGTCGCCGAAGATATGGGCATCGACATTCGCGACCTCCCGCTTCGAACCGTCATCTTCGGCGCCGAACCGTGTACCGAGCCGATGCGGAACGAAATCGAAGACCGACTCGGCGTGACCGGCATCGACATCTACGGTCTCTCCGAAATCGTCGGTCCCGGTGTCTCCATCGAGTGCGAAGCACAGGACGGGCTTCACATCTGGGAGGATTACTTCTATCCCGAAGTCATCGACCCTAACACGGGCGACCCGGTCGAGGAAGGCGAAGAAGGCGAACTCGTGTTGACGACGCTCGCAAAAGATGCGCTTCCGGTGCTTCGGTACCGGACGGGCGACCTGACGACGCTCGACTACGATACCTGTGAGTGCGGCCGGACCTGCGTCCGTATGGACAACATCACCGGTCGCTCCGACGACCTAATCATCGTCCGCGGGGTGAACTTTTACCCAAGCGAGGTGGAGTCGGTCGTCCTCGAATTCGACGAGATTGCGCCGCACTACCGCATCGACCTTCGGCGCGAGGGGAACCTCGACCAACTGGAGGTTACGGTCGAACTCACGGAGGACTTCGCCGGTTCCATTAGCGACCTCAAAAATCGCATCGGAAAGCGCCTCTCGAACGTCCTGTCGTTCACCCCCGACGAGTTGAATCTCGTCGAGTACGGGAACATCGCCCGAACCGAGGTCGGCAAGGTCCAGCGCGTCTACGACCACCGCGGCCAGTAGACGGTTTGCTAGTTAGCTGCCGTCAGCGACCGGGCTTGTAGACGCGTCCGCGGAACGTCGCTACTCTATCGCCCGCTTCGTCGGACACGACGACTTCGTATTCGGCGGTTCGACCGCCGAGGTGCGTCTCTTCTGCGACGGCGCGGAGCGTATCCCCCACTTCCGCCGCCGCGAGATACGAGATGTTCGTCTCCAGTGCGAACGCCGCATCCCCGTGGCTGTTCGATGCAGCGGCGAATGCGGCGTCCGCGAGCGTGTAGACAGCCCCGCCGTGCGGCGTGCCGTGGAAGTTCAAATG belongs to Haloferax mediterranei ATCC 33500 and includes:
- a CDS encoding carbon-nitrogen hydrolase family protein — encoded protein: MSQFVVAACQMDSKDDKQDNLDRALSFVDEAARAGADLVAFPEMVTYMGDRGRYPEVAEPADGPTVKQFAERADKHGIYVHTGSFFEQIPGSERVYNTSAVIGPDGDALDYYRKVHLFDIELEGSVEQRESDYVAPGNDVVTVDTELATLGLSICYDLRFPQQYQTMAQRGANVLLVPSAFTMYTGKDHWKALLRARAIENQAYVVAPAQIGTKPASEPTYGRTVIVDPWGNVVAKAKDREEIATSTIDLDYLDDIRRDMQTLQHARPDVYKNEYENEPSGR
- a CDS encoding IclR family transcriptional regulator, with protein sequence MADDEQRRPVKTAATSFGILERLKERGPLGPTALASELGLAKSTVHRHLKTLEREGLVVLDDDGYRVGLRLLDFGIYARNQHQFYEVAKPKLEELAEQTGEKVWCVTEEQGRAYHLYGAAGKHSVRTPAREGTRSYLHQLAAGKAILSAFPDERVHEIIDQHGLPEKTPHTITDPGVLFEELETIRERGFALNREEIVPKLHAVGVAVTDQDGYPVGAISISGPSNRLKGDRLTDDLADLLLGAANEVEINLNFS
- a CDS encoding cupin domain-containing protein, whose product is MHKHASLSNLELHDVEHADAKVRAVGYELRPEKMRPTVWVFEAGGSGPMHRQTEQEELYHVLSGRFEMVFADDDGTVTETLELASGDIVVVSPNEVRQLRCLDAGEVFVVGAPNVKDDGVVVD
- a CDS encoding EthD family reductase, with protein sequence MIKLVNLVVRADEYSHEEFVERWMGSHADIAKELPGLQKYVTSLPANPERSEYDGIVELYFEDMGALKAAFDSDIGKEVNADAAEFIDMEQGPTLYVEETVQLDRS
- the trpB gene encoding tryptophan synthase subunit beta, translating into MTHGDFDGYGGRYVPEALESALKQLATAYDDISASDDFQAEFRGLLETYAGRATPLYHARNLSERYGADIYLKREDLLHGGAHKINNALGQALLAKKAGKDRLIAETGAGQHGTATAMVGALFNLDTEIYMGKKDVERQQMNVFRMRLMGAEVNEVTRGGSGLADAVDAALEDFAKNIDETHYLVGSVVGPDPFPRMVRDFQSVIGEEAREQFLDRTGELPDAAVACVGGGSNAIGLFHAFRDDNVSFYGAEGGGKGPDSKQHAAPLAKGKDDVIHGMKTRVIDDDVEVHSVSAGLDYPGVGPEHAMFRALGRAEYTGVTDDEALAAFRELSETEGIIPALESSHAVARAIQLAETSEHDTILVNLSGRGDKDMETAAERFSL
- a CDS encoding enoyl-CoA hydratase/isomerase family protein, with amino-acid sequence MSDHDESIGEDGEPASVESIAAECETVDVAVDDRIEGVVTVTMNRPDARNALNATLRAELKRVLDAIEESSARVVVLTGADEAKAFVAGADVTELRERDMLEQREASKRPRVYEYVDDLRQPVIARINGHALGGGCELIQACDVRIAHERAKIGQPEINLGIMPGGGGTQRLARLVGEGHAMRLILTGELIPAAEAADIGLVEEVHDDETFDDRVYELAEMMAAKSPVALEFAKKAVKAASRMDLEQGIEYEAELFAQLFGSPDKDEGIDAFFEDREPEWHER
- a CDS encoding FAD-dependent oxidoreductase, whose translation is MEPIVIVGGDAAGMSAASKFKRERPDREVIVFEKGEFVSYAACGMPYYVKGTVEEFDDLLQVPPEEFTEERDIDLRLHHEVVGIDPDAHEVTVSAPGGEFTQPYDQLLIATGARAIEPPFEGMDLDGVYTLHSLDSAKEVHDAMETQSPESVAIVGGGYVGIEMAEAFDAHDVDVHLFEMLPHVLAPFGETVAEKTEAHLREEGVELHLDTAVDGFSGDDGHVTGVIVGDETYSADLVLVGVGVTPNAELAAEAGIELGESGAIATDEHGRTSAEGVFAAGDCAEARNVVTGEPDYVPLALTANRAGRAIGQTMAGDPTPVGDIAGTAAVKAFELEAARTGIIDEESAREAGFDPVSVTIDASTRAHYCPGAEQITITMLGDKESGRVLGAAMVGREGVAKRVDTVAAALHTETTVDELAYFDLSYAPPFSPPWDPVLTTAKVLGGKLD